A window from Solanum stenotomum isolate F172 chromosome 5, ASM1918654v1, whole genome shotgun sequence encodes these proteins:
- the LOC125864680 gene encoding chloride channel protein CLC-c-like, which yields MENQVDIENDGGMIEEEKFDLERNFSTISESGSIRVPLLKSKSRVNNTSQIAIVGANVYPIESLDYDIVENDLFKQDWRSRKKVEIFQYIFLKWTLVLLIGLSTGLVGFFNNIGVENIAGFKLLLTSNLMLDGKYFQAFAAFAGCNVFFATCAAALCAFIAPAAAGSGIPEVKAYLNGIDAHSILAPTTLLVKIFGSILGVSAGFVVGKEGPMVHTGACIANLLGQGGSRKYHLTWKWLKYFKNDRDRRDLITCGAAAGVAAAFRAPVGGVLFALEEIASWWRSALLWRTFFTTAIVAMVLRSLIQFCRGGNCGLFGQGGLIMFDVNSGVSNYNTIDVLALIFIGVLGGLLGSLYNYLVDKVLRTYAVINERGPAFKILLVMSVSILTSCCSYGLPWFAGCIPCPVGLEEKCPTIGRSGNYKNFQCPAGHYNDLASLFLNTNDDAIRNLFSSNNSNEFHISTLLIFFAGVYCLGIITYGIAIPSGLFIPVILAGASYGRIFGRALGSLSNLNVGLFSLLGAASFLGGTMRMTVSICVILLELTNNLLMLPLVMLVLLISKTVADIFNKGVYDQIVKMKGLPFLEAHAEPFMRNLVAGDVCSGPLLSFSGVEKVGNIVHALKYTRHNGFPVIDEPPFSETPELCGLVLRSHLLVLLNGKKFTKQRVLSASNILSRFHAFDFAKPGSGKGLKFEDLVITEEEMEMYIDLHPITNTSPYTVVETMSLAKAAILFRQLGLRHLCVVPKKTGRAPIVGILTRHDFMHEHISNLYPHLVPHK from the exons ATGGAGAACCAAGTTGACATAGAGAATGATGGAGGGATgattgaagaagagaaatttGATTTGGAGAgaaatttttcaacaatttcagaGAGTGGTAGTATAAGAGTGCCTTTGCTCAAATCGAAGAGCAGAGTCAACAATACCTCCCAAATCGCTATTGTTGGAGCCAATGTTTATCCCATTGAAAGCCTCGACTATGA TATTGTAGAAAATGACCTTTTCAAGCAAGACTGGAGATCTAGGAAAAAGGTTGAGatatttcaatatatatttcTCAAATGGACTCTTGTGCTCCTTATTGGATTGAGTACTGGACTTGTTGGTTTCTTTAATAACATAGGAGTGGAAAATATTGCTGGTTTCAAGCTTCTTCTCACTAGCAACTTAATGCTTGACGGAAA GTATTTCCAGGCATTTGCTGCTTTTGCCGGTTGCAATGTGTTTTTTGCAACTTGTGCCGCAGCCCTCTGTGCATTTATTGCACCTGCAGCTGCAGGCTCTGGTATACCTGAAGTAAAAGCATATCTAAATGGTATCGATGCTCATTCCATTTTGGCTCCAACTACATTACTTGTCAAG ATCTTTGGATCCATTTTGGGTGTTTCTGCTGGATTTGTTGTTGGCAAGGAAGGACCCATGGTCCATACTGGTGCTTGCATAGCAAACTTACTTGGACAGGGGGGTTCCCGAAAGTATCATTTAACTTGGAAATGGctaaaatacttcaaaaacGACCGTGATCGTAGGGATTTGATCACTTGTGGTGCCGCTGCTGGTGTTGCAGCTGCTTTCCGTGCCCCAGTTGGAGGAGTTCTTTTTGCTCTTGAGGAAATAGCATCAtg GTGGCGAAGTGCTTTACTTTGGAGGACTTTCTTCACAACTGCCATCGTTGCTATGGTTCTCAGATCTCTCATACAATTCTGTCGCGGTGGGAACTGTGGACTATTTGGGCAAGGAGGTTTGATAATGTTTGATGTCAATTCAGGAGTATCTAATTACAACACAATAGATGTATTGGCACTTATCTTTATTGGAGTACTTGGAGGTCTTCTGGGAAGCCTTTATAACTATCTTGTCGACAAGGTCCTTCGGACTTACGCCGTCATTAATGA GAGAGGTCCTGctttcaagatcttgcttgTCATGAGTGTTTCTATCCTGACTTCTTGTTGCTCTTATGGCCTACCATGGTTTGCAGGGTGCATTCCATGTCCTGTAGGCTTGGAGGAAAAGTGCCCAACTATAGGTCGCTCTGGAAACTACAAGAATTTCCAGTGTCCAGCAGGGCATTACAATGATCTTGCATCACTCTTTCTGAACACCAATGATGATGCCATCCGCAATTTGTTTAGTTCAAATAATTCAAATGAATTTCACATCTCTACTCTTCTAATCTTCTTTGCTGGTGTATATTGCCTTGGCATTATAACATATGGAATTGCTATTCCTTCTGGACTCTTCATTCCTGTCATACTTGCTGGAGCCTCCTATGGGCGTATATTTGGTAGAGCCTTGGGTTCGTTGTCCAATCTTAATGTTGGTCTGTTTTCGCTACTTGGTGCTGCCTCTTTCCTTGGTGGTACCATGAGAATGACAGTATCAATATGTGTCATACTCCTTGAGCTTACAAACAATCTACTAATGCTTCCATTGGTGATGCTTGTTCTCCTCATATCAAAAACTGTGGCtgatatttttaataagggTGTCTATGACCAGATTGTGAAAATGAAAGGTTTGCCTTTCTTGGAAGCACATGCTGAACCATTTATGAGGAATTTGGTTGCCGGAGATGTCTGTTCTGGGCCATTATTGTCATTTTCAGGTGTGGAGAAGGTGGGGAACATAGTACATGCTTTGAAGTATACTAGGCATAATGGCTTTCCTGTGATTGATGAGCCACCTTTCTCAGAGACACCAGAGTTATGTGGGCTTGTTCTACGGTCACATTTACTTGTTTTGCTCAATGGAAAGAAATTCACGAAACAACGTGTATTGAGTGCCTCCAATATTTTGAGTAGGTTTCATGCATTTGATTTTGCTAAGCCAGGATCAGGTAAGGGGCTTAAGTTTGAGGATCTCGTCATCACGGAAGAGGAGATGGAAATGTATATTGATCTCCATCCTATAACAAATACATCCCCATACACAGTAGTGGAGACCATGTCTCTGGCCAAAGCTGCAATCCTTTTCCGACAACTTGGTCTTAGACACTTATGTGTTGTCCCAAAGAAAACTGGG AGGGCTCCAATCGTCGGAATCTTAACAAGGCATGACTTCATGCATGAGCATATATCTAACCTCTACCCGCATCTTGTCCCCCACAAGTAG